A stretch of Roseofilum reptotaenium CS-1145 DNA encodes these proteins:
- a CDS encoding PhoH family protein: MSNEPVIIELPSPDSAIALSGVQGENLKILSRQTGATVVLRGQELLISGTAKQVELCSALVRSLEEFWGKGKLLSGVDVLTARHALDTGREDEHQDLKKNVLARTRRGEEIRAKTFAQKRYVESVRTEDLTFCIGPAGTGKTYLAAVLAVRALLDNQYERLILTRPAVEAGEKLGFLPGDLQQKVNPFLRPLYDALYEFIEPEKIASLMERGVIEVAPLAYMRGRSLNNSFIIVDEAQNTTPAQMKMVLTRLGFRSRMVVTGDVTQTDLPGNQRSGLAVAEDILRNVDGVGFCKLTQADVVRHPLVQRIVTAYERYEKAL; encoded by the coding sequence ATGAGCAATGAACCAGTAATCATTGAACTGCCCAGTCCCGATAGTGCGATCGCATTATCGGGAGTCCAGGGCGAAAATCTGAAAATCCTCAGTAGACAAACGGGAGCAACTGTGGTGCTGAGGGGGCAGGAGTTGCTGATTTCGGGTACAGCGAAGCAAGTAGAGTTGTGTTCGGCTTTGGTGCGATCGCTCGAAGAGTTCTGGGGTAAAGGCAAGTTGCTCTCTGGTGTCGATGTCCTCACGGCCCGTCATGCTCTGGATACGGGGCGAGAGGATGAACATCAGGATTTGAAGAAAAATGTCCTCGCTCGTACCCGTCGTGGCGAGGAGATTCGGGCGAAAACCTTTGCCCAGAAGCGTTATGTGGAGTCAGTTCGGACTGAGGATCTGACGTTTTGTATTGGCCCGGCCGGAACGGGAAAAACTTATTTGGCGGCAGTTCTGGCGGTTAGAGCGCTACTGGATAACCAGTATGAGCGGTTGATTCTAACTCGTCCAGCAGTAGAAGCGGGGGAAAAGTTGGGGTTTTTACCTGGAGATCTCCAACAGAAGGTCAACCCGTTTCTACGCCCGCTTTATGATGCCCTCTATGAGTTTATCGAGCCGGAGAAAATTGCCAGTTTGATGGAGCGAGGGGTGATTGAAGTGGCTCCATTGGCGTATATGCGGGGTCGGAGTTTGAATAATTCGTTTATTATTGTCGATGAGGCTCAGAATACGACTCCGGCGCAGATGAAAATGGTGTTAACGCGGTTGGGGTTTCGATCGCGGATGGTGGTGACGGGGGATGTAACGCAAACCGATTTACCAGGGAATCAGCGATCGGGGTTGGCGGTGGCAGAAGATATTTTAAGGAATGTGGACGGAGTGGGATTTTGTAAATTGACCCAAGCGGATGTGGTGCGTCATCCTTTGGTACAAAGGATTGTCACGGCTTATGAGCGCTATGAAAAGGCTCTTTAA
- a CDS encoding DUF6816 family protein has translation MSAMKRLFKGIAIAVLTMMVWAIACPVWAGPLGDRLQQFPHWDSKPPVMAATGDLVYPDWMEGTWEVTSTLEDMVAPLAPDLVTPGFEGNRQYLHQPIEFEVRFQPASEWVLPFQGDSGWSWGKTLNQILNPIVADREFNGSHIASAYLGDGGLRSVKVDPDDPNRQIIRFASDRQLISLVTGRATEAPNENDFISTEVAQQVFRSQGQIYLNEVETTTAYHRLSETGEVEAEQVTAIYLSPQDPNYFRAFSTPVALYRYQLLLSLIDQ, from the coding sequence ATGAGCGCTATGAAAAGGCTCTTTAAGGGGATAGCGATCGCCGTTTTAACCATGATGGTATGGGCGATCGCCTGTCCAGTTTGGGCAGGGCCTTTAGGCGATCGCCTGCAACAGTTTCCCCATTGGGACAGCAAACCCCCTGTAATGGCAGCCACAGGCGATTTGGTTTATCCTGACTGGATGGAAGGCACTTGGGAAGTGACCAGTACCTTAGAAGACATGGTTGCCCCGTTAGCCCCCGATTTAGTCACCCCTGGTTTTGAAGGAAATCGGCAATATTTGCATCAACCCATCGAGTTTGAGGTGCGGTTTCAACCCGCGAGTGAATGGGTATTGCCGTTTCAGGGAGATTCGGGTTGGTCGTGGGGGAAAACGCTAAATCAGATTCTCAACCCTATTGTGGCGGATCGGGAATTTAATGGCTCCCATATTGCTAGTGCTTATTTAGGTGACGGGGGGTTGCGATCGGTTAAGGTCGATCCTGACGATCCCAATCGGCAAATTATTCGCTTTGCTTCCGATCGCCAATTAATCTCTCTGGTCACTGGACGAGCGACAGAAGCCCCCAATGAAAACGACTTTATCAGTACAGAAGTGGCTCAACAAGTATTTCGTAGCCAGGGACAGATTTACTTAAACGAAGTTGAAACCACCACAGCTTATCATCGATTGAGTGAAACAGGTGAGGTTGAAGCCGAGCAAGTTACCGCCATTTATCTCTCACCCCAAGACCCCAACTATTTCCGCGCCTTCTCCACCCCAGTGGCGTTATACCGTTATCAGTTACTGTTATCGCTTATCGATCAATAG
- a CDS encoding PIN/TRAM domain-containing protein has product MIDAIIIISFILAGIGIGFYGVELLPTPVLDQVSNQDGLRSVTAGFAALIMGAVGLFVQTSYRRLEAQVRQMPVEVLLTRSIGLVVGLLVANLMLAPLFLLPIPKEFGFIKPLVAVLGSILFAFSGISLADTHGRSFLRLINPHSMESLLLAEGTLKPATTKIVDTSCIIDGRLEELLATKFIEGQLLVPQFVLQELQLVADAGNDQKRIRGRRGLEILNRIRETYPDKIAIHPADYEEIATVDAKLVHLAQEINGTLLTNDYNLNQVASLQEVSVLNINDLAQAMRPAYLPGDDLDLKIIKQGREPQQGVGYLDDGTMVVVEEGGQYIGVELRVVVTGALQTSAGRMIFARPQVSAIA; this is encoded by the coding sequence ATGATTGACGCAATTATTATCATATCCTTTATCCTAGCAGGAATCGGTATCGGTTTCTACGGCGTAGAATTGCTTCCGACCCCAGTGTTAGACCAAGTGAGTAATCAAGATGGTCTGCGATCGGTCACCGCTGGATTTGCTGCCCTCATTATGGGAGCAGTTGGCTTATTTGTGCAAACCTCCTATCGCCGTTTAGAAGCCCAAGTGCGACAAATGCCGGTAGAAGTCCTCCTGACCCGTTCCATTGGTTTAGTCGTAGGTCTATTAGTCGCTAACCTGATGTTAGCGCCCCTGTTCCTGCTACCCATTCCCAAAGAATTTGGCTTCATTAAACCCTTGGTTGCCGTATTAGGCAGTATCCTGTTTGCCTTCTCCGGGATTTCCCTCGCAGATACCCATGGGCGGTCCTTTTTACGACTGATTAACCCCCATAGTATGGAAAGCCTATTACTGGCTGAGGGGACCCTCAAACCCGCCACTACAAAAATTGTGGATACCAGTTGTATTATTGATGGTCGCCTGGAAGAGTTACTCGCTACAAAATTCATTGAAGGGCAACTTCTTGTGCCTCAATTTGTCTTACAAGAACTGCAACTGGTGGCGGATGCGGGCAACGATCAAAAGCGGATTCGGGGTCGTCGGGGCTTAGAAATTCTCAACCGCATTCGCGAAACTTATCCCGATAAAATTGCTATCCACCCAGCCGATTATGAAGAGATTGCGACTGTAGATGCTAAGTTGGTGCATTTAGCGCAAGAAATTAACGGCACATTGCTCACCAATGATTACAATTTGAATCAGGTTGCCAGTTTACAGGAGGTGTCTGTCCTCAATATTAACGATCTCGCCCAGGCTATGCGTCCGGCTTATTTGCCCGGTGACGATCTGGACTTAAAAATTATTAAGCAAGGTCGGGAACCACAACAGGGAGTCGGATATTTGGACGATGGCACGATGGTCGTTGTGGAAGAAGGGGGACAGTATATCGGGGTCGAATTGCGTGTGGTCGTTACGGGTGCCCTGCAAACTTCGGCAGGACGGATGATTTTTGCCCGTCCTCAAGTCTCTGCGATCGCGTAA
- the hemW gene encoding radical SAM family heme chaperone HemW produces MEHQEQSLVIPRSAYLHIPFCRRRCFYCDFAISVVGDRRWGDNSPAISHYIEVLSSEIEQTPPRGSSLETVFFGGGTPSLLSVSQLEQLLNTLERHFGLTSTAEISMEIDPGTFDLKKLQGFLALGVNRISLGVQSFDNQLLKLCGRSHTVNEIYQAIGWLHQAQVDNFSIDLISGLPEQTSEQWQKTLQIALDISPPHLSIYDLIIEPMTVFERRYEAGKLILPSDDSSAQFYRLTSQILRQAGYDHYEISNYARPGYHCRHNRVYWHNQSYYGWGMGAASYIDGIRFIRPRTRKTYYQWLQDGGVMDTPPLSSTEEFLETLMLGLRLAEGLSLKTLTHQFGYPPLQQLSPSWYPYYQQGWINLNTPNGQPWLPGQPLPSTGQISLSDPEGFLFSNTVLAEMFQVFS; encoded by the coding sequence ATGGAGCATCAAGAACAATCTTTAGTTATTCCCCGTTCAGCTTATCTTCACATTCCCTTTTGTCGTCGTCGCTGCTTCTACTGTGATTTTGCCATTTCTGTGGTCGGCGATCGCCGTTGGGGAGACAATTCCCCAGCCATTTCTCACTATATCGAGGTCTTAAGTTCTGAAATTGAACAGACTCCTCCTCGCGGTTCATCCTTAGAGACGGTGTTTTTTGGGGGGGGAACCCCATCCTTGCTCAGTGTCAGTCAACTCGAGCAACTGTTAAACACCCTCGAACGCCACTTTGGGTTAACCTCCACTGCCGAAATTTCCATGGAAATTGACCCTGGAACTTTCGATCTCAAGAAGTTACAAGGTTTTCTTGCTCTAGGAGTCAATCGGATTAGTTTAGGGGTACAGTCCTTTGATAACCAACTTTTAAAACTGTGTGGGCGATCGCATACTGTCAACGAAATTTATCAGGCGATCGGTTGGCTTCATCAAGCACAAGTCGATAACTTCAGTATAGACCTGATCTCTGGTTTACCCGAGCAGACCTCTGAACAATGGCAAAAAACCCTACAAATCGCCCTCGATATTTCCCCGCCCCACCTCTCCATCTATGACCTAATTATCGAACCAATGACTGTCTTTGAGCGGCGCTATGAAGCAGGAAAACTAATCCTTCCCAGCGATGACAGCAGTGCCCAATTTTATCGCTTAACTTCCCAAATCTTAAGGCAAGCTGGTTACGATCACTATGAAATTTCCAACTATGCTCGCCCTGGATATCATTGTCGCCATAACCGTGTCTATTGGCACAACCAGTCCTACTACGGGTGGGGGATGGGAGCTGCTAGTTACATTGATGGTATCCGATTTATTCGACCCCGCACCCGAAAAACTTACTATCAATGGCTGCAAGATGGGGGAGTGATGGACACTCCTCCTCTCTCGTCCACCGAAGAGTTTCTAGAAACTCTGATGCTCGGTCTTCGGCTTGCAGAAGGTCTATCTTTAAAGACCTTAACCCATCAATTTGGTTATCCTCCTTTGCAACAGTTGAGTCCAAGTTGGTATCCCTACTATCAACAAGGATGGATTAACCTCAACACCCCGAATGGACAACCTTGGCTTCCTGGACAGCCCTTACCTTCAACAGGTCAGATCTCTCTAAGCGATCCAGAAGGCTTCCTCTTTTCTAACACAGTTTTAGCTGAGATGTTCCAAGTGTTTAGTTAA
- the glmU gene encoding bifunctional UDP-N-acetylglucosamine diphosphorylase/glucosamine-1-phosphate N-acetyltransferase GlmU has translation MVAVAILAAGRGTRMKSELPKVLHPLGGRSLVQRVLESCHLISPVRQLVIVGYRGDLVQESLTDLPGLEFVTQSQQLGTGHAVQQILPYLEGFTGDLLVLNGDVPLLRPETISHLLATHKSEGNGATILTAQHPHPKGYGRVFSDSDNLLQQIVEDRDCTTAQRQNRRINAGVYCFNWPQLAEVLPQLKSENDQQEYYLTDAVNYLDRVMTLDVEDYQEILGINDRKQLATAHQILQDRIKEEWMKAGVTLIDPDSITIDDTVQIGSDVVIEPQTHLRGNTVIGSACRIGPGSLIENSEIGEQVTILYSVISDSWVKSSTRIGPYAHLRGQAEIGAGCRVGNFVEIKKSQVGDRTNVAHLSYLGDSQLGQQVNVGAGTITANYDGYQKHKTVIGDRTKTGSNSVLVAPITIGEDVTIGAGSVVTKDVENDALVVARAPQKVRPGWRPKEVSQD, from the coding sequence ATGGTAGCAGTAGCAATCTTAGCGGCAGGACGGGGAACCCGGATGAAATCGGAGTTACCCAAAGTCTTGCATCCCCTAGGAGGACGTTCTTTAGTTCAACGAGTACTTGAGAGTTGTCACCTCATTTCTCCCGTGCGTCAGTTGGTGATTGTGGGATATCGGGGGGATCTGGTTCAGGAATCTCTGACGGATTTACCGGGATTGGAGTTTGTCACCCAAAGTCAACAATTGGGAACCGGTCATGCAGTTCAGCAGATTCTCCCCTATTTAGAAGGATTCACCGGGGATTTACTGGTGCTTAATGGGGATGTGCCCCTATTACGACCAGAAACGATTAGTCATTTACTGGCAACCCATAAGAGCGAAGGCAATGGAGCGACGATTTTAACCGCCCAGCATCCCCATCCCAAAGGGTATGGGCGAGTTTTTTCGGATAGCGATAATCTACTACAACAAATTGTCGAAGACCGCGATTGTACGACAGCTCAACGACAAAATCGGCGGATTAATGCGGGAGTCTATTGCTTTAATTGGCCGCAACTGGCCGAGGTTTTACCCCAGTTAAAGTCAGAGAATGACCAGCAAGAGTATTATTTAACCGATGCGGTCAATTATTTAGACCGGGTGATGACCTTGGATGTGGAGGATTACCAGGAGATTTTAGGGATTAATGACCGCAAACAGTTGGCAACAGCCCATCAGATTCTACAAGACCGGATTAAAGAGGAGTGGATGAAGGCGGGGGTAACGTTGATCGATCCCGATAGTATTACCATTGATGATACGGTACAAATTGGTTCGGATGTGGTGATTGAACCGCAAACTCACCTTCGTGGAAACACGGTGATTGGGTCGGCGTGTCGGATTGGGCCAGGGAGTTTGATAGAGAATAGTGAGATTGGGGAACAGGTGACGATTCTCTATTCGGTGATTAGTGATAGTTGGGTAAAATCTAGTACGAGAATTGGCCCCTATGCTCATCTAAGAGGGCAGGCCGAAATTGGAGCGGGTTGTCGGGTGGGTAATTTTGTGGAGATCAAGAAGTCCCAAGTGGGCGATCGCACGAATGTAGCTCATTTGTCCTATCTTGGGGATTCCCAACTCGGTCAACAGGTGAATGTGGGGGCAGGCACGATTACCGCCAATTATGATGGCTACCAGAAGCATAAAACGGTGATTGGCGATCGCACGAAAACCGGTTCTAATAGTGTCCTAGTCGCTCCCATTACCATCGGTGAAGATGTCACCATTGGAGCCGGATCGGTGGTCACCAAAGATGTAGAAAATGATGCTCTAGTTGTCGCCCGCGCTCCCCAAAAAGTGCGTCCCGGATGGCGACCGAAAGAGGTTTCTCAGGATTAG
- the psaC gene encoding photosystem I iron-sulfur center protein PsaC: MSHSVKIYDTCIGCTQCVRACPLDVLEMVPWDGCKAGQIASSPRTEDCVGCKRCETACPTDFLSIRVYLGAETTRSMGLAY, encoded by the coding sequence ATGTCTCATTCAGTAAAAATCTACGATACCTGCATTGGTTGTACCCAGTGTGTGCGTGCTTGTCCCTTAGATGTGCTAGAAATGGTTCCTTGGGATGGATGCAAAGCCGGACAGATCGCTTCTTCCCCTCGCACAGAAGACTGTGTGGGCTGTAAGCGCTGTGAAACCGCTTGTCCTACTGACTTTTTAAGTATCCGGGTTTACTTAGGCGCGGAAACTACCCGCAGTATGGGTCTAGCTTACTAA
- a CDS encoding Uma2 family endonuclease, translating to MTYTQAKLLSFEEFITQYGDNTRYELIDGELRDMEPTGPHEAVAGCIVGRIYVEIFRSHLNWLIPKTGLIKPLYAEATALRPDVIVLDRDELSKEPLWEKEPVICNGSTVCLVAEVVSTNWQDDYARKVEEYAFLKIPEYWIVDFRGLGGLQFIGNPKQPTLTICQLVNGVYEQQQYRLGDSIHSYLFPELQLKLDDIMPS from the coding sequence ATGACTTACACCCAAGCCAAACTTCTCAGCTTTGAGGAATTTATCACCCAATACGGCGATAATACTCGCTACGAACTTATTGATGGAGAACTCAGAGACATGGAACCCACAGGGCCTCATGAAGCAGTTGCGGGGTGTATTGTAGGAAGAATCTATGTGGAGATTTTTCGTTCCCATCTCAATTGGTTGATTCCAAAAACTGGTTTGATAAAACCTCTTTACGCTGAAGCTACGGCTTTACGTCCTGATGTTATTGTTTTAGATCGAGATGAATTGAGCAAAGAACCCCTTTGGGAAAAAGAACCGGTTATTTGTAATGGAAGTACTGTTTGCCTTGTTGCTGAAGTGGTGAGTACCAACTGGCAAGATGATTATGCGAGAAAGGTGGAAGAATATGCTTTTTTGAAAATTCCGGAATATTGGATTGTGGACTTTAGAGGTTTGGGTGGCTTACAATTTATCGGCAATCCCAAACAACCGACTTTGACGATTTGCCAATTGGTAAACGGCGTTTATGAGCAGCAACAATATCGTTTGGGAGACTCAATTCATTCTTACCTGTTTCCTGAGTTACAACTCAAACTTGACGATATTATGCCAAGTTAA
- the glmS gene encoding glutamine--fructose-6-phosphate transaminase (isomerizing), with amino-acid sequence MCGIVGYIGTQEAQDILLSGLEKLEYRGYDSAGVAMISEGELHAIKAKGKLYNLRDKLRGVEDKARLGIGHTRWATHGKPEEYNAHPHTNKQETVAVVQNGIVENYRELREELKAKGHEFVSDTDTEVIPHLISDYLSSNPSSFLEAVRQTVNRLEGAFALAVISTQFPDELIVVRQQAPLVIGFGQGEFFCASDTPALVSHTHIILPLDNGEMARLTPLGVEVYDFRGERRVKYPQTLNWNPSSAEKQGFRHFMLKEIYEQPTVLRTQLDAYFDPEWYLQPQDKTRSSQSSLSVSSQGLVQLNLPKSLYENLEQIYIVACGTSWHAALVGKHLLEQWAGIPTCVQYASEFRYSPPPLTANTLTIGVTQSGETADTLAALGMEQERRKAHPLSAYQPRMLGITNRPESSLGRLIPYIINTHANLEVGVAATKTFSAQVMAFYALALDLADRRQSLKPEVIESIIKKLRELPALIERLIEEQDRYIGELAHQFNETSDFIFLGRGINFPIALEGALKLKEISYIHAEGYPAGEMKHGPIALLDAKVPVVAIATPGDLYEKVLSNAQEAKARDARLIGVTPKNSLEAQDIFNQILAIPTVDEFLSPLVTVIPLQLLAYHIAALRGLDVDQPRNLAKSVTVE; translated from the coding sequence ATGTGTGGAATTGTTGGCTACATTGGCACTCAAGAAGCTCAGGATATTCTCCTTTCTGGATTAGAGAAGCTGGAATATCGAGGTTATGATTCGGCAGGCGTTGCCATGATTTCTGAAGGCGAACTGCACGCCATCAAAGCTAAAGGAAAGTTGTATAATTTGCGCGATAAGCTCAGGGGAGTTGAAGACAAGGCGCGGTTGGGAATTGGCCATACTCGATGGGCGACTCATGGTAAACCGGAGGAGTATAATGCTCATCCCCATACGAATAAACAGGAAACGGTGGCGGTGGTGCAAAATGGAATTGTGGAAAATTATCGGGAACTGCGAGAAGAATTGAAGGCAAAAGGTCATGAGTTTGTTTCCGATACAGACACTGAGGTGATTCCCCATCTGATTTCTGACTATTTATCGAGTAATCCCAGTTCTTTCCTAGAAGCTGTGAGGCAAACGGTGAACCGGTTAGAGGGGGCATTTGCCCTTGCCGTTATTTCGACCCAATTTCCCGATGAACTGATTGTAGTTCGCCAACAAGCTCCCCTGGTGATTGGATTTGGTCAAGGGGAATTTTTCTGCGCCTCCGATACCCCTGCTCTGGTTTCCCATACCCATATTATTCTGCCCTTAGATAACGGAGAAATGGCTCGTCTGACTCCCCTGGGAGTTGAAGTTTATGATTTCCGGGGAGAGCGACGGGTTAAATACCCCCAAACCCTGAACTGGAATCCCAGCAGCGCCGAAAAACAAGGATTTCGCCACTTTATGCTCAAAGAAATTTATGAGCAACCAACGGTTCTGCGAACCCAACTTGATGCCTATTTTGACCCCGAATGGTATCTCCAACCCCAGGATAAAACCCGTTCTAGCCAGTCTTCCCTGTCTGTCTCCTCCCAGGGACTGGTGCAACTCAATTTGCCTAAGAGCTTGTATGAAAACTTAGAGCAAATTTATATTGTGGCTTGTGGAACCAGTTGGCACGCGGCGTTAGTTGGAAAGCATTTGCTAGAGCAGTGGGCGGGTATTCCGACTTGTGTTCAATATGCCTCGGAGTTTCGCTACTCTCCCCCTCCTTTAACAGCCAATACGTTAACGATTGGGGTTACTCAGTCAGGAGAAACGGCGGATACTCTGGCAGCTTTAGGGATGGAACAAGAGCGGCGCAAGGCCCACCCTTTAAGTGCCTATCAACCCCGAATGCTGGGCATTACAAATCGGCCGGAAAGTTCGTTGGGTCGGTTGATTCCTTATATTATTAATACCCATGCCAATTTAGAGGTGGGAGTGGCAGCAACGAAAACGTTTAGTGCTCAGGTGATGGCGTTTTATGCTTTGGCGTTGGATTTAGCCGATCGCCGTCAGTCCCTGAAACCGGAGGTTATCGAGAGTATCATCAAGAAGTTACGGGAATTACCAGCGCTGATTGAGAGGCTGATTGAAGAGCAGGATCGTTATATTGGTGAGTTGGCCCATCAGTTTAATGAAACGAGCGATTTTATCTTTTTGGGTCGGGGGATCAATTTTCCTATTGCCTTAGAAGGGGCATTGAAGCTCAAAGAAATCAGTTATATTCATGCAGAGGGCTATCCGGCTGGTGAAATGAAACATGGCCCTATTGCCCTGTTAGATGCAAAAGTGCCTGTTGTGGCGATCGCTACTCCTGGAGATCTCTATGAAAAAGTGCTCTCCAATGCCCAAGAAGCCAAAGCCAGAGATGCTCGTTTAATTGGAGTGACCCCTAAAAACTCCCTCGAAGCTCAGGATATTTTCAACCAAATCTTAGCCATTCCTACGGTCGATGAGTTTCTCTCTCCTTTGGTTACAGTGATTCCTCTCCAGTTACTGGCTTACCACATTGCTGCCCTTAGAGGTCTTGATGTCGATCAACCTCGCAATCTGGCTAAGTCGGTGACCGTAGAGTAG
- a CDS encoding DUF4327 family protein, with product MKQQVVHPMFKLQTKVKSLVDSNILKPTDGIWKMAFLYGDQWKYWKKELKAYDFSMQDPVSELLAVEEWED from the coding sequence ATGAAACAACAGGTTGTTCACCCAATGTTTAAACTGCAAACCAAAGTGAAATCATTGGTTGATTCTAATATCCTAAAACCGACAGATGGCATTTGGAAAATGGCATTTTTGTATGGCGATCAGTGGAAATATTGGAAAAAAGAATTGAAAGCCTATGACTTCTCTATGCAAGACCCGGTGAGTGAACTCCTAGCTGTAGAAGAATGGGAAGACTAA
- a CDS encoding protein kinase domain-containing protein: MIQGTIALTLLDPKKGEPLQSWKFPPQGKVRIGRAQDNEVVLSNDLVSRYHLELEPISHQTDETIAWKVTNRGTNGTLVNHQAISQMIIESKSLIQLAAGGPTLELTFLNQTIAPPPTTSGCTHEGNAPNNLFCIHCGQPLHVEKQVRDYRILRILGQGGMGTTYLAYPPPSKKSSSPLIVLKEMNSDLARIAKARELFDREARTLKGLNYPGIPRFFDSFIEEGKKYLAMELIHGEDLERLLYQQGPFSAPVAIELMIQTCQILGYLHSQSPPIVHRDIKPANLLLRRLDRQIVVIDFGAVKEIGTPLGTRIGAEGYSAPEQDRGQPVTQSDLYAIGPTLVFLLTGEQPLKYYKRRRDLSYRLDLQSVEAIAPPLRDVIEKTTAPKPRDRFPNAERLAQALDSALSAITG; encoded by the coding sequence ATGATACAAGGGACGATCGCCCTCACTCTATTAGATCCGAAGAAAGGAGAGCCACTGCAAAGCTGGAAATTTCCTCCTCAAGGGAAAGTTCGTATTGGCCGGGCCCAGGATAATGAAGTGGTGCTTTCTAATGATTTGGTGTCTCGGTATCATTTGGAGTTAGAACCCATTTCACATCAGACGGATGAAACGATCGCCTGGAAAGTCACTAACCGAGGCACAAATGGCACGCTGGTGAACCATCAAGCTATCTCCCAAATGATAATCGAGAGCAAAAGTCTGATCCAGTTAGCTGCTGGGGGGCCAACTTTAGAGCTTACCTTTCTGAATCAGACAATTGCTCCCCCTCCAACTACATCAGGATGCACCCATGAAGGCAATGCTCCGAATAATTTGTTTTGTATCCATTGTGGTCAACCCTTGCATGTTGAAAAACAAGTGCGGGATTATCGGATTTTGCGAATTTTAGGTCAAGGGGGTATGGGAACAACCTATTTAGCCTATCCTCCTCCATCGAAAAAAAGTTCATCTCCGTTAATCGTACTTAAGGAGATGAATTCTGATTTAGCCCGCATTGCCAAGGCTAGGGAGTTGTTTGACCGGGAAGCTCGCACCCTGAAGGGGTTGAACTATCCCGGAATTCCTCGCTTTTTTGATTCGTTTATTGAGGAGGGTAAAAAGTATTTGGCGATGGAGTTAATCCATGGTGAGGACTTAGAGCGCTTGCTCTATCAACAGGGGCCGTTTTCTGCACCAGTTGCCATTGAGTTGATGATTCAAACCTGCCAGATTTTGGGTTATTTGCATAGCCAATCACCCCCGATTGTGCATCGGGATATTAAACCGGCGAATCTATTGCTACGTCGCTTAGATCGTCAGATTGTGGTGATTGATTTTGGAGCAGTTAAGGAGATTGGAACGCCCTTGGGAACTCGGATTGGAGCAGAGGGCTATAGTGCCCCGGAGCAGGATCGAGGACAACCAGTAACCCAATCAGATTTATATGCGATCGGGCCGACACTTGTGTTTTTACTAACTGGAGAACAGCCGCTTAAGTATTATAAACGTCGCCGAGATCTCTCCTATCGTTTAGATTTGCAGTCTGTGGAAGCGATCGCTCCACCTCTGCGGGATGTGATTGAAAAGACAACAGCTCCTAAACCCCGCGATCGATTTCCCAATGCTGAAAGATTAGCGCAAGCTTTAGACTCTGCACTTTCAGCTATTACGGGATAA